Proteins from one Elgaria multicarinata webbii isolate HBS135686 ecotype San Diego chromosome 3, rElgMul1.1.pri, whole genome shotgun sequence genomic window:
- the LOC134396177 gene encoding zinc finger protein 397-like, with the protein MLQEGKGEPSRGMPQHWEAQWQEFLRTLQPLHTGGGKSVMSEMAPWDDTKAFLASFEQVAKAFRWPRGEWAARLLPALSGEVEEAFRSLEARDQEDYGKVKAAILRGEALRMEAQRQHFRQFCCQEVRDPRRIHSQIQELCRQWLKPERHSKEQILELLILEQFLASLPVDLQGWIRAGGPDTCSQAVALVEDFLTSQKEAETGQWQQELMDPKETSLSLHLVRPCSSQPGQKTIVWQVQPEDGESIDPMGDEKGNQVKMENSQCGGNEPEDMPRTTPQISQANVLETAEMHEEGFKSEEGRGNQPVKRENDCHELTEGLTAVIIQASEINVRDKLPLFSKYGRRHHYTSELDMIQTKEDYQEYSMSEENLLQNSCFDQYQRIITGGNEPYFSEHGKGGDFNKYQSNHPEEKPNNSTECWKSFSYTKLLNSNLEIQSEGQPYECFHCSKCFSQREHLINHQQLHTGEKRHECPQCGKLFTLKQALVKHQEIHTGEKPFKCSQCGKCFSDRGVLKVHQRIHTGEKPYKCSQCGKCFRKSGNLMCHQRIHTGEKPYKCPQCGKCFRERAKLKIHQRIHTGEKPYKCPQCGKSFSRSENLKNHQRIHTGEKPYTCSECGKSFNQGGHLKKHQRIHTGEKPYKCSQCGKWFCHRGDLRKHERIHADHVKVVV; encoded by the exons ATGTTGCAAGAGGGCAAAGGGGAGCCATCCAGGGGGATGCCACAGCATTGGGAAGCCCAATGGCAGGAGTTCCTGAGGACACTGCAGCCCCTTCacacaggaggggggaaatcagtgaTGTCAGAGATGGCGCCATGGGATGACACCAaggccttcctggcctcctttgagcaagtggccaaggcctTTCGGTGGCCTAGAGGAGAGTGGGCGGCCCGGCTCTTGCCAGCCCTGAGTGGGGAAGTAGAAGAGGCCTTTCGGAGCCTGGAAGCCAGAGATCAGGAGgactatgggaaagtgaaggcggccatcttgcgaggggaagccctgaggatggaggcgcagcgccagcacttcaggcaattctgctgccaggaggtcaGAGACCCCCGAAGGATCCACAGCCAAATCCAGGAGCTTTGCCGacagtggctgaagccggagagacacagcaaggagcagatcctggagctgctgatcctggagcagttcctggccagcctgccagtggacctccagggctggatccggGCAGGAGGGCCGGACACCTGCTCCCAGGCCGTGGCCCTGGTGGAGGACTTCCTCACGAGCCAGAAGGAGGCCGAGACCGGACAGTGGCAG cag GAATTGATGGATCCCAAGGAAACTAGCTTGTCTTTGCACCTAGTCAGGCCGTGTTCATCCCAGCCAGGCCAAAAGACTATAGTCTGGCAAGTCCAGCCGGAGGATGGTGAGAGCATTGATCCCATGG GTGACGAGAAGGGAAATCAAGTCAAGATGGAGAATTCTCAGTGTGGAGGAAATGAGCCTGAGGACATGCCTAGGACAACCCCACAGATAAGTCAAGCGAATGTGCTGGAGACAGCTGAGATGCACGAGGAAGGATTTAAATCCGAAGAGGGACGGGGGAACCAGCCAGTGAAGAGAGAGAATGATTGTCATGAGCTCACAGAAGGTCTTACAGCTGTGATTATCCAGGCTTCCGAAATAAACGTTAGGGATAAATTGCCCTTGTTTTCCAAATATGGTAGAAGGCATCACTACACATCAGAGCTTGATATGATACAAACCAAGGAGGACTATCAAGAATATTCCATGTCAGAGGAAAACCTTCTGCAAAATTCATGCTTTGATCAGTATCAGAGAATTATAACAGGAGGGAATGAACCCTACTTCTCTGAACATGGAAAAGGGGGTGATTTTAACAAATACCAGAGTAACCACCCAGAAGAGAAACCCAATAACTCTACTGAGTGCTGGAAGAGCTTTAGTTATACAAAGTTATTAAATAGTAATCTAGAAATTCAAAGTGAAGGGCAACCATATGAATGTTTCCATTGTAGCAAATGCTTCAGCCAGAGAGAACATTTGATAAACCACCAGCaacttcatactggagagaaaaggCATGAATGTCCCCAGTGTGGGAAACTCTTCACTTTAAAGCAAGCATTAGTGAAACACCAAGaaattcatactggagagaaaccattcaagtgttctcagtgtgggaaatgcttcagcGACAGAGGCGTGCTGAAGGTACATCAGAGAATCcatactggggagaagccgtacaaatgttctcagtgtgggaaatgcttcagaAAGAGTGGGAACTTGATGTGCCATCAAAGGATCCATACCGGAGAGAAACCCTACAAGTGCCctcagtgtgggaaatgcttccgAGAAAGAGCAAAGTTGAAAATCCACCAGAGgattcatactggagagaaaccgtacaaGTGCCCTCAGTGTGGGAAAAGTTTCAGCCGGAGTGAAAATTTGAAAAACCACCAGAGAATTCATACTGGAGAAAAGCCGTATACGTGTTCTGAGTGTGGGAAAAGTTTCAATCAGGGTGGACATTTGAAAAAACATCAGCGAATTCATaccggagagaaaccatacaaatgttctcagtgtggaaAATGGTTCTGTCATAGAGGAGATCTGAGGAAACATGAGAGAATTCATGCTGACCATGTGAAAGTTGTTGTGTGA